The Haloarcula limicola genomic sequence GGTTCTCCCGCCCGAGCGTGGATATCGAGGTCGAGGTCTCCGACGACCCGGCGTTTTCGATCAGCCAGGCGGCCCGGAATCAGGACTTAATCGTAATGGGTGAGACGCAGGAGACCCCCTCTCAACGGATCTTCGGGAGAACGTACGAGCAAGTCGCCGAGCAGACGGACTCCCCCGTTCTGATTATCCGAGAGCACTAACCGCATCGGACGCTTCTCTGCCCCGATCAGTCGCCGATCGAGACAGAACGGCCGAGAGCTGCCATCTGGCTGTGACGCCTGTCTCCGTTACGTGACGCTCTCCGGAGCGATCAGTCTCCGCCGACCCACTGGCGGATCTGACCGGTCAAGCGGTTCGTCTTTCCGGCTCGGCGCTTCGTCATGATGGTGATGTTCCGGGCTTTGCGACCGAGCGTCTCCGGAATCACTCCGAAGACGATCTGTCGAACGCGGCTCTGTCGGGTCGCACCGACGACGGTCACGTCGTGAGTTTTGGTCTCCTCCAGGAGTCGGTCGGTTATATCCCTCCCTTCGAGGACCTTCGTGTCGACCGACGGTCGGTCGATACTGTCGGCGACCTCCGCCAACTGGTCGCGAGCGGTTTCGCGCTCGTCCTCGCTCGCGTCGGGATCGACGACCTTCGCGAAGGTACACGTCGCGTCCTCGGAGGCCGCGATAGCGCCGGCGACTTCGCCCGCGAGGTGAGCGTGAGGACCGCCCGCCGTCGGCACGAGGATCGAGTCGACGTCGTCGCCGGCGTCGTCGCCCACCCGTTCGACGAGGACGTCGGCGTCGGCCTCACGAACCACCTCGTCGACGGTGCTACCGAGCGCGATGTTCTGCCGGGAGCGACCCTGTCCACCCCAGCCCAAGAGCACCGCGTCGCTGTCGTGCTGGTCGATGGTGTGGAGGATGATCTCCTCGGGCTCGTGTCCGACTCGGACGAGCCCGTGCACCGGAACGGCGGAGTCCTCGGCGAACGCCATCGCCTCGTTGACGACGTCTCGCTCCTCGTCGATGAACCGGTCCGCTCGCCCGAGCGGCGTCTGTTCGGGCACGGTGACGGCGCTCATCACGAGCAGCTCCGCGTCCCGGTTTTCGGCGACGTCGACCGCCGTCCGCATCAGTTGTTCGACGTTTTCGGTCTGGGCGATCGGAACGAGCAGTTGCTCCTCGCGGTCCCGTTCCGATATCTCGTCCCGAGCGGTGCGGACCGCTGCCGTTTCCGTGGCCTCGCTCTCGTCCGGCTCGCGCGCGTTCCGCATATACCCGAACCAGAAGACGACGCCGATCGCCTCGGCGATCAGGCCGACGTAGAGCGCGGTCTGCTCGACTTGCGTGACGAGGACGAGGTTCGCGAGGATGGCGATTCCCGGAATCCACGGGACGAACGGCACCTCGAACGAGCGGTCGAGGTCCGGTTCCTTCCGTCGGGACTGGATGAGCGCGATGTTGACGAAGATGAGCCCCGCGAGCAGCATGAAGTCCGCGAAGTGAGCGATCGCGTGGAACCCGAGGTGGATCCCGAGCGGGGTCGAACCGCCCTCGCTTCCGGGCGCGGTTCCGAAGAGAACGCTGAAGACGAGGATGTAGAGCAGGATCAGCCCACCGGTGAACAGCACCGACGCGTACGGCGTGTTGTACCGGTCGCTGAGGTCACCGAACACGCTCGGGAGGTGTCCCCGACGGCTCATCGCGAGCTTGACGCGGGACCCCGCGAGAATGGTGGCGTTCGCGGCGGAGATCATCGACAGCAGCGCGCCGACGATGATCACCCAGAAGCCGATGTTGCCCAGATAGTACTGGGACGCGTACGCCATCGAGACCTCGCCGTGCGTGGCGACGTACTCCCGAGCGGCTTCGGCCCCTTGCAGACCGACTTGGTCAGCGAGGCGCAGGAGGAACGTCTGGTCCTGTATCGCGAAGACGATGACGAGGACTACTAAGGCGTAGATCACCGAGACGAGTCCCATCGAGAGGAAGATGGCGCGGGGGATGTTGTGTCCCGGCTCTTCGATCTCCTCGGCGTTCGTCGCGATCGCCTCGAAGCCGAAGAACGTGATGAACACGAGCGTCGTCGTCACCCCGATCTGTCCGAACTGCGTGATGTTATTCGCCAGCGAGGTTTGGACGACCGTCGGGTCGAACGCCTGGAGGCCGCCGGCGAGGAAGAGCGCGATGAGCGTGACCTTCAGGCCGGTGACGACGATCTGGAACATCCCCGTCTCCTCGGTGCCTTTCAGATTGACTCCGACGAGCAGTCCGAGAATGACGAGCCCGGAGAGCCAGTAGGGAATCGCCTCCGGGAGGCTCAGCGCTGGTGTGATGAACCGGGTGAACCAACTCGAGAACGACGCGAGATAGAACGCCGCCGACGCCGGATACCCGAGGATGATCGACCAACCGACGATGTACGTGAGGTCGCTGTCGAAGACGTTCGCCACGTAGGCGTAACCGCCCCCGCTCTCCGGATACAGCGCCGAGAACTCGGCGTACGCGAGCGCGGTGAAGCTCGCTACGACCCCCGCGAGAAGGAAGGAGACGATAGCAGCGGCACCGACGTTGCTGACCGCCAACCCGGAGAGGACGAAAATCCCCGCGGCAATCATCGTCCCCATCCCGAGCGAAATCGCACCGATAAGCCCGATATCCCGGTCGAGTTCGTTTTCGACCGAGCCGCCGCTATCACTCATAGTGGATTCGTTAGGAGATAGAGACCGATAAGCGGGAAGCCTGCCATCTAAACAGCGCGCCGATACTCGCAGGAGAGGTAGACGGCGACTCGTCTCTCGGCGAGACAATGAAATAGCGGCTATTCAGTCAGTCGTCTGCTCGCTCCCCCTCGGACGGCGCGTCGTCGTTAACTGTTTGTAATACCGGTACACCGGGAAGAGCCGGTTCCCGAGCCGTTGCGAGAGCCCCGTCTCACTTGCGTATACAAGTACCGGCACGTTCGCGCCTTCGGCTAAGTTGATCACGCGATCCGGCGTACTTCCGAAGACCCACCGCTTCAGTTCACGGGTCCGGGTGGCTCCGATGATGAGCGGCCCGCCGTTTTCTGCAGCGGTCGAGACGAGCCCCTCGGCGACCGACGACGCGGAGACCTCTTGGACGTCTATCGATCCGTTCTCCGGGAGTTGCTCGACCGTGTCCGTCGCGTCCTCGGCGGTCCCGCCCTCGCCGGACGGCGTGACGTTGATGACGTTGATGTGAGAGCCCGCGTTCGCCATCGCGCCGACGAGCGTGAGGGCCGCCTTGTGATGGGGGCCGCCGCCAGCGCCGACGTTGACCGTCGAAACGTTCGTCGGGTCGTCGAACCCTTGGGCGTAGAGGACGTCACAGGGTGCCTCGTACTCTACCTCCTGTGCGATTTCCGGGTGGTCCTCGGGATACCCCATCACGATCAGATCCGCTTCGTCGTCGCGGGCGGTCTGGAGGATGTCGAACGCGATGTCCCGGCAGACGTGGCCCTCCACCGTGTATTCGACGTCGATATCTTCGCCACCGAGCGTCTCCGTGATCCGCTCTACGCGCCCGTTCGCGTCGTCGGCGACCATCTCGCTGGGCGTCTGCTCCGGGATGTGCGTGACGTTGACGACCTGTATGATCGGGTTCTCGTCGTACATCTTCCCGAGCGTCGCCGCGAGTTTGACGTGCGTCGCCGCCCGGTCTAATCGCCCGGCCGGAACGAGAATCCGGAAGCGGTCGTCATCGCTCTCGTCGGCGGTCGCCGATTCCGCGTCGCTATCGGGTCCCGTGGCACCGCCGTTGGCGGTGATGGGCGAGCGCGCGGAGACGGTGCGTTCGAACAGCTCTTCGGTGTCGGGCGCGCCGCCCCAGAGGAGGTAGACGACGATGAGCGAGATCGTCAACACCAGTCCGACGGCGACGCCGACGACCGGGAGGTTGTAGATCAGCGCGACGTTCGCGATGATCCCCAGAATCGGTATCACGGGCACGCCGGGCACCTCGAACCCGCGCTCCATGTCGGGGTACTTCCGGCGCGAGTAGATGAGCGCGCCGTTGACGAACGCCAGCGGCAGCAGGAGGTTGAGCGTCGCGAAGCCCGTCAGCGCGTTCAGCCCGAGCGCGAACTCTTCGATGACGACGGCGAATCCGGCGATGCTCGTCTCGAGACCCACCGGGATCGGCGCGAGCATCCCGTCCTCGCCGAACAGCGTGAGGAACGAGACGATGAGCACGACGATGACGCCCGTCGCCGTCGCCGTGCTCCAGAACGGCGTCCCGTGCTGCGGGTGGATGCGCGAGAGCCGCCGGGGCGCTTGCCCCTGGCGGCCCATCAGCGAGCCGATGCCCGAAGCGGCGAGGATCGACGCGTTCGACGCCGAGATCATGCTGAAGATCGCGCCGGCGACGATGAGGTACGTGCCGACTTCGACGCCGGCGACGGTGACCGGGATGAACGCCTGTGCGACCGCGCCCATCGCCGTCTCGCCCAGTTGCAGAATCTCGTCGGGCGAGCGCGCCAGCCGCCCGGCCACGTTCGTGATGTTCACCATCGCCACGATGACGAACGTGTAGAGGACCGTGACGGTGACGATCGAGGCCGCGATCGCCCGCGGGACAGTCTTGCGCGGCTCGATGATCTCACCGGCCGAGGCCGCGATGGCCGAGAAGCCGAAGAACGTGATGAACGCGAGCGCGGCCACGGAGACGGTGCCGACGGGTTCGACCTGGAAGCTCCCGGTGAACTCGCCGACCGCCGGCCCGACGCCGACGCTCGCGAACATGCCGCCGACGAAGACCATCAGGACGGCGACCTTCGCGGCGGTCACGATGACCTGGAACGAGCCCGACTCCTCGGTCCCGCGGGCGTTGAGCACGCCCAGTAGAATCGCCGCGAGCACGCCGAACGTGCCGTGAGGGAGGAAGTGGATGCTCTCGGGTATCAGGAACCGGAAGAACCAGTGGTCCATCGTCGCGAGATAGAAGGCGGTCGTGCCGGTGTATCCCAAGAAGAGGGACATGCCGATGCTGTACGTCAGTAAGTCGCGGTCCTCGAAAGTGCGGGAGGTGAACAGATACCCCCCGCCGTTCTCGGAGTAGATCGAAGCGAACTCGGAGTACGATGCCGCGGTGATGCCGGCGACGATAGCCGCGAGAACGAACGCGACGACCGCCGTCGAACCGATCTGATACACCGCGATGCCGGAGAGAGAGAAGATCCCGGCCGCGATCATCGTCCCGAGGCCGATCGCGAAGGCCACGGGGAATCCGAGCGTCCGCGTATGTTCTACCATCGACCAGCGCTATGACTCTGCTTTGGATAAGCTCTGACCTTGCATTTCAATATCGGAGACACGGGTTCCGGTCTCTGGCGAGCCGCTTCCGGGCGATAGCAGTGTCGATTTTCCACGTGACGACCGGCACGGACCCCAACCGGCGGCCCGCCGTTTTGCTGCGAGCCGCCGCCGATGATCGTCCCTGCCTTCGCAGGCAGACCGCTTACCGAGCGAGAAGCCCTCCTTTCTGGTGATGGCACCGTCTGACCTGCACGACCTGTTCATGCACAACCTCGAAGACATCTACTACGCCGAGAACGAGCTCCTCGACGCGCTCGACGAGCTGGAGAGCCAGACGGAGAACGAGGAGATCGCCTCGGCCTTCAGCGAGCACCGCGAGGAGACGCAGGGCCACATCGACCGGCTGGAGGAAGCCTTCGACGTCCTCGGCAAGGAACCCGAGCGCGAGGAGTGTGAGGGCATCGAGGGCCTCATCGAGGAGCACGAGGAGTTCGCCGACGAGGACCCCACGCAGGACGTGCTCGACGTCCACAACCTCATCGCCGCCCAGAAGACCGAACACTACGAGATCGCCGCCTACGGGACCCTGGCGATGCTCGCCGACCGGCTCGGCGAGGACGAGGTCGGCGACCTCCTCCACGAGAACTTAGAAGAGGAGAAGGACGCCCTCGACGAGCTCTCCTCGCTCGCGGAGGAGTTCGACTACGGGCAGATCGCCGCCGACTGACGACGGATTCACCGCCTCACCGCCGCTCTTTTCTTCGCCGCGTCGAACGACAGCGGCGCGGCTACTCGCGGAGACGGGTCGACGGTAAGCCCGATACCAATGCACGGTCCGACGGTTTAACTGAGTGCTAACCTCGATAGCGTCCGCATATGTATCCGGATCGGTTTCGATAGGCGGTTATGAAACTCATTCAGTTGTTCGTCCCCACCGAGGACCGCACGGCGGTGCGGGACGAACTGGCGGAGATGAACGTCGAGTTCGTCTTCGCCGACGAGGACACGCACCGGGGCGGCAGTATCGCGCAGATACCGGTCCCCTCGGGCGCGGTCGATACCGTCCTCGCGCGGCTGTACGACGTCGGGCTCGACGAGGACACCTACACCGTCGTCACGGACGTCGACCGCGCGACGGTCCCGAACGTCGACGAGTTGACCGAGAAGTACGTCGACGGGCCGAAGGGCGACCGCGGCGCGTCCCACCCGGAGATCCGAGAGCGCGCGGCGGACCTCACGCCCGATACCGCGACCTACGTCGCCTTCGCAGCGCTGAGCGCCATCGTCGCGGTCGGCGGGCTCTTACTCGACTCGGCCATCGTCATCGTCGGCGCGATGGTCATCGCGCCCTTCGCCGGGTCGACGCTCTCGGCGAGCGTCGGCCTCGTCATCAGCGACCGCGAGATGGTCGTCGACAGCGTCTCCTCGCAGGTCGTCGGGCTGGTCATCGCCTACGTCGGCGCGGTGGCGATGGGCGTGTTCTTACAGCAGACCGGGTTCGTCCCGTCGACGCTCAGCGTCTCGCTGGTCACGCAGGTGGCCGCCTTCGCCACGCCGAATTCGCTGACGCTGGCGATCGCCATCGCGGCCGGCCTCGCGGGCGCGCTCGCGCTGGCGACGGACCTCCCGGTCTCCATCGCCGGCGTGGCCGTCGCCGCGGCTATCGTCCCCGCCGCCGCCGCCGCCGGCATCGGAACGGCGTGGGGCGAACCGCTCCTCGTCCTCGGCGCGGTCGTGCTCCTCCTGATGAACATCGTCTTCATCAACCTCGCGGCCTACCTCGCGCTCGTCTCGCTCGGCTACCGCTCGTCGGTCATCCGGAGCGTCCGCGAGAACGCGGCCGTCTCGGTCCGGTCGGGCGCGTACGCGGTCGTCATCGTCGCCTTCGCCGTCGTCATCGCGCTGACGAGCGTCGGCACGTATCAGCACGTCGTCTACGAACAGGAGGTCAATCAGGAGGTAGAGGAGGTGCTGGCCGATCCGACCTACAGTTCGCTCGAACTGGTCAGCGTCAAGACGGGGTACAACGACATGAACCTCCTCGGCCGCGACGAGTCGGTCACGGTCACGGTCAGTCGGTCGAGCGACGCCCAGTACGAACTACTCGACGAGAACGTCCAGTCGAACGTCTCCCGGGCGACCGACCGCCCGGTGACGGTGCAGGTCCGGTTCCTCGACTTCCAACGGGCACAGGCCCAGTCGCAGGGAACAGACGAAACGCCGCAGGTCGACGGGTGGGGGACCCGTGTCGCCGACTGGGCCGGCGCGGCGTGGGAGCGACTGACCGGTGCGGTCGGCACCGCGGGCGGTATCCAGTGTGCCGGCGGCTGTTGAGCGCGGTCGGACGATTACGACGGGAGGTCGGCCGTCACGCTGGGGAGGTCGCGCTCGAGCGTCCCGAGGGGGATCCGCTTCGTCGACGGGACGTCCAGCCACGCCTCGGTCGTGAGCGACCCGTCGACGTGGAGCGTCTCGGTCGGCCCCTCCGCGGGGAGGTGCCGCTCGACGCGGACCGCCTCCTCGGTCCCGCTCTCGATCATCGACCGCTCGATGTTCACCGGTGGCGACCCGTGGGCGTCCTCGGCCCAGAGCACGTTCGCGACCGTCTGTGACCGCTCCGTGTGCCCCAGCCGGAGGTTCACGGCGGCGACCGTGAGATCGACGGGCAGCTCGTTGGTGACCGAGACCTGAACGCGGACGTCCGAGGCGTCGTCGCCCTCGAACTCGACGGTCATGTCGCTGATATCCACGTCGCGCTCCATCCTGCTCTCGAGGTTCTGGACGATGTTCTCTGAGAACCGCCAGCCGAGGATGGGGACGTACTTCAGATAGCGCGCCGCCCACGCCAGCGCCCACAGGCGAATGATCATACCGCTTCGTGACCACGGCGGGCCAATAGGGTGTCGCATGCGTGTTCGACTGCGCCGAATCGCCGTCGCCGCCGCCACCTCGCCGGGATGACTCGTCCCTCGCCGAGAGCGTTCCGGACAGCCGCCGAGAAACGAATCGAGCACCGAATAACAGGCAGGCAACTTATCCGGAAGCGTCGATTCGTAGCGTACACATGGACCCGGTCGTGCTCGCCGTCGAGACCAGCCCCATCGAGAGCCTGTTGCTGGAGCTGTTACCCGTCTTCATCATCGCGGCCGGCGTCGGGATCTTCGTCGCCAAGATCGGGCGCTTTCCCTACACCATCGCGCTCCTGCTCGCCGGGTTCGCCGTCTCGGTGCTCGGGGCCGACATCGACATCAACCTCACGCACGACCTCATCCTGCTGGTGCTCCTGCCGCCGCTGCTGTTCGAGGGCGCGGCGACGACGGACTTGGACCGCCTGCGGCGCAACGTCGGCCCGGTGCTGGCGATGGCCGTCGTCGGGCTGGTCGTCTCCGTCGCCCTGCTCGGCTACATCGGTCAGTACGCCTTCGGGTTCCCGCTGCTCATCGCGCTCCTGTTCGCGGCGATGGCGCTCCCGACCGACCCCGTGAGCGTCCTCGCGCTCTTCGAGGAACTGGGCGCGCCGGAGCGCCTCTCCGTGCTCGTCGAGGGCGAGTCGCTCGTCAACGACGGCGTCGGCGTCGTCATCTTCTCGACCTTCTTCGTCCTGATACAGGAGGGAGCCGATCCGGCCGAGCTGTTCACGTTCGGCGGGCTGACCGAACTGGGACTGCAGATGGTCGTCTCCAGCGTCGGCGGCCTGCTCGTCGGCTTCGCGGCCGGCTACGCCGTCTACACCGTGATGGCGAACCTAGACGAGAACATGACCGAGACGGTGCTGGCCTTCATCCTCGCCTACGGCTCCTTCCTGCTGGCCGAGCACTACCTCGGCGTCTCCGGCGTGATAGCGACGGTCGTCTCGGGGCTGCTCATCGGCAACCGCGGCGCGGAGAAGGCGATGACCCCACAGACGAAAATCACCGTCTTCAACTCGCTGGAGACCGGCGCGTTCATCGTCAACACGTTCATCTTCCTGATGATCGGCGTCGAGACGCCCATCGGCGACTTCCTCCGGTACGGCGAGCACGTCCTCATCGCCATCCCGCTCGTGCTCGCCGCCCGGGCCGCGGCGGTCTACCCGCTGACGGCGCTGGTCAACCGCGTCACGGAACCCGAGGTCCCGATGGGCTACCAGCACGTGATGCTGTGGGGCGGCCTCCACGGGTCGATTCCGATCGCGCTCGTGCTCGGCCTGCCCAACGACTTCCCGCTCCGACAGCAGTTACTGGCGATGGTGTTCGGCGTCGCCGCCTTCTCGCTGGTCGTCCAGGGCCTGTCGATGGGCTCCCTGCTGAACCGGCTGGGCGTCGTTACCCGGTCGGACGCCGAGGAGCTGTACGAACTCCTCGTCGGCCGCGCTCGCGCGGTGGACGCGGCGCTCGAGGCCGCCGAAGAGCTGGACGCCAGCGGCGACATCCCGACGGAGGTGTACCAGGACTTCAAGGGAGAGTACACCCGGGAGAAGGAAGACCTCAACGACGCCATCGCCGAACTGCTCCGCGAACACGGCGAACTGCGCCACGAGCAGGTGTTACAGGGCGAGCGCCGGGTCCTCACCGAGGAGAAGAGCGCCATCATGGACGCCACGAGAGAGGGCATCATCGCCGACGACATCGCCGAACGGCTCCTGGAGGAGACGAACCTCAAGCTCGATCGGGTTCGGGGCGGCGAGACGACCGTGCAGGCCGACCGCGAGGGGTACGAGGAGTTCTGGCGCTCGCGGGCCGACGAGTTCGGACTGGAGATCGACGAGACCGAGGGCGAGACGGGGACCGAAAGCGAGACCGAGACCGAAGGCGAGACGGAGAGCGACGAGGGCGCGGCCAGTCCGTCCTGACGACCGACGCCAGCGAAAGCGGCCGAGACGCCTGTTATCGCAAGCACGGACCACATTAGCGTCTCGACGGACGTTCGAGTCATGTCTCAGGAGAGCGAACCCAGCGAGACGCTCGCATACACGCGGATACTGGAGACGGAGATAGAGAGCGCGCTTCGGGAGTTCGAACGACCGACGTCGGGGCTCGCTCTCTCCGGGTTGTCGGCCGGCCTCAACGTCAGCTTCGGGGCGCTGTTCATGGCGATGGCGCTGACGTTCATGGGGCCGTCTCAATCGGGGTTCCTCCGGCAACTGATACTGGCGAACGCCTCGGCCATCGGGTTCGTCCTCGTCGTCCTCGGACAGACGGAGCTGTTCACCGCCCACACGACGATGGGAATCCTCCCGCTGCTCGACGGGCGCGGGAGCGTCCGGCAACTCGGTCGGCTCTGGGTGATCGTCTACGGGTCGAACCTCGTCGGCTGCGCCGCGTTCGCCGTACTGATGGCGACCGTCGGCCCGGCGATGGGGATCGTAGAGCCCGCGGCCGTCGGGACGCTCGCGGCGAACCTCGTCCCGTTTCCCCCGCGGACGATCCTCCTGAGCGGCGTCATCGCCGGGTGGCTTATGGGGATGGTGACGTGGCTCATCTCGGCCGCCAGAAACACCGTGGCGCAGTTCCTCTTCGTCTGGCTCATCACGGCCGGCATCGGCTTCGGACCGTTTCACCACTGCCTCCTCGGTTCGACCGAGGTCCTCGCCGCGCTGCTCTTAGACCAGGGCGTGACTATCGGCGAGTACGCCTACTTCCTCGGCTGGACGACGCTCGGCAACGTCCTCGGGGGCAGCGTGTTCGTGGCGCTGTTGAACTACGGCCAGGCCGTCAGAGGCGGCGAGCCGAAAGACGTCGACGTGGACGCGCACCAGGAGTGACAGGGTTACTGCGGCGGTTCCTCGACCCCGGTCGTCGGGAGAACGTGGTCGGCGACGACGAGGACGCAGATGGCGAACAGGATGATGCCGGCTTCGAGCGCGCTGGTCAGCAGGCCGAGTCCGACGATGAGCGTCGTCGCGCAGGCCGGGGCGTGTCGGAGGTCCGTCCGGAGCATCGCGAAGCTCGTCAGCGCCACCGAGAGGAACCCGGCGGCGACGAGCTGTAGCCCGGGCATCGACATCGCGGGCGGGATCTTGGTGACCGACAGGCCGGGCGCGATAGTGTGGTACGCGAGGAG encodes the following:
- a CDS encoding amino acid permease yields the protein MSDSGGSVENELDRDIGLIGAISLGMGTMIAAGIFVLSGLAVSNVGAAAIVSFLLAGVVASFTALAYAEFSALYPESGGGYAYVANVFDSDLTYIVGWSIILGYPASAAFYLASFSSWFTRFITPALSLPEAIPYWLSGLVILGLLVGVNLKGTEETGMFQIVVTGLKVTLIALFLAGGLQAFDPTVVQTSLANNITQFGQIGVTTTLVFITFFGFEAIATNAEEIEEPGHNIPRAIFLSMGLVSVIYALVVLVIVFAIQDQTFLLRLADQVGLQGAEAAREYVATHGEVSMAYASQYYLGNIGFWVIIVGALLSMISAANATILAGSRVKLAMSRRGHLPSVFGDLSDRYNTPYASVLFTGGLILLYILVFSVLFGTAPGSEGGSTPLGIHLGFHAIAHFADFMLLAGLIFVNIALIQSRRKEPDLDRSFEVPFVPWIPGIAILANLVLVTQVEQTALYVGLIAEAIGVVFWFGYMRNAREPDESEATETAAVRTARDEISERDREEQLLVPIAQTENVEQLMRTAVDVAENRDAELLVMSAVTVPEQTPLGRADRFIDEERDVVNEAMAFAEDSAVPVHGLVRVGHEPEEIILHTIDQHDSDAVLLGWGGQGRSRQNIALGSTVDEVVREADADVLVERVGDDAGDDVDSILVPTAGGPHAHLAGEVAGAIAASEDATCTFAKVVDPDASEDERETARDQLAEVADSIDRPSVDTKVLEGRDITDRLLEETKTHDVTVVGATRQSRVRQIVFGVIPETLGRKARNITIMTKRRAGKTNRLTGQIRQWVGGD
- a CDS encoding formate/nitrite transporter family protein, with the translated sequence MSQESEPSETLAYTRILETEIESALREFERPTSGLALSGLSAGLNVSFGALFMAMALTFMGPSQSGFLRQLILANASAIGFVLVVLGQTELFTAHTTMGILPLLDGRGSVRQLGRLWVIVYGSNLVGCAAFAVLMATVGPAMGIVEPAAVGTLAANLVPFPPRTILLSGVIAGWLMGMVTWLISAARNTVAQFLFVWLITAGIGFGPFHHCLLGSTEVLAALLLDQGVTIGEYAYFLGWTTLGNVLGGSVFVALLNYGQAVRGGEPKDVDVDAHQE
- a CDS encoding cation:proton antiporter, with the protein product MDPVVLAVETSPIESLLLELLPVFIIAAGVGIFVAKIGRFPYTIALLLAGFAVSVLGADIDINLTHDLILLVLLPPLLFEGAATTDLDRLRRNVGPVLAMAVVGLVVSVALLGYIGQYAFGFPLLIALLFAAMALPTDPVSVLALFEELGAPERLSVLVEGESLVNDGVGVVIFSTFFVLIQEGADPAELFTFGGLTELGLQMVVSSVGGLLVGFAAGYAVYTVMANLDENMTETVLAFILAYGSFLLAEHYLGVSGVIATVVSGLLIGNRGAEKAMTPQTKITVFNSLETGAFIVNTFIFLMIGVETPIGDFLRYGEHVLIAIPLVLAARAAAVYPLTALVNRVTEPEVPMGYQHVMLWGGLHGSIPIALVLGLPNDFPLRQQLLAMVFGVAAFSLVVQGLSMGSLLNRLGVVTRSDAEELYELLVGRARAVDAALEAAEELDASGDIPTEVYQDFKGEYTREKEDLNDAIAELLREHGELRHEQVLQGERRVLTEEKSAIMDATREGIIADDIAERLLEETNLKLDRVRGGETTVQADREGYEEFWRSRADEFGLEIDETEGETGTESETETEGETESDEGAASPS
- a CDS encoding amino acid permease, which translates into the protein MVEHTRTLGFPVAFAIGLGTMIAAGIFSLSGIAVYQIGSTAVVAFVLAAIVAGITAASYSEFASIYSENGGGYLFTSRTFEDRDLLTYSIGMSLFLGYTGTTAFYLATMDHWFFRFLIPESIHFLPHGTFGVLAAILLGVLNARGTEESGSFQVIVTAAKVAVLMVFVGGMFASVGVGPAVGEFTGSFQVEPVGTVSVAALAFITFFGFSAIAASAGEIIEPRKTVPRAIAASIVTVTVLYTFVIVAMVNITNVAGRLARSPDEILQLGETAMGAVAQAFIPVTVAGVEVGTYLIVAGAIFSMISASNASILAASGIGSLMGRQGQAPRRLSRIHPQHGTPFWSTATATGVIVVLIVSFLTLFGEDGMLAPIPVGLETSIAGFAVVIEEFALGLNALTGFATLNLLLPLAFVNGALIYSRRKYPDMERGFEVPGVPVIPILGIIANVALIYNLPVVGVAVGLVLTISLIVVYLLWGGAPDTEELFERTVSARSPITANGGATGPDSDAESATADESDDDRFRILVPAGRLDRAATHVKLAATLGKMYDENPIIQVVNVTHIPEQTPSEMVADDANGRVERITETLGGEDIDVEYTVEGHVCRDIAFDILQTARDDEADLIVMGYPEDHPEIAQEVEYEAPCDVLYAQGFDDPTNVSTVNVGAGGGPHHKAALTLVGAMANAGSHINVINVTPSGEGGTAEDATDTVEQLPENGSIDVQEVSASSVAEGLVSTAAENGGPLIIGATRTRELKRWVFGSTPDRVINLAEGANVPVLVYASETGLSQRLGNRLFPVYRYYKQLTTTRRPRGSEQTTD
- a CDS encoding ferritin-like domain-containing protein, which codes for MAPSDLHDLFMHNLEDIYYAENELLDALDELESQTENEEIASAFSEHREETQGHIDRLEEAFDVLGKEPEREECEGIEGLIEEHEEFADEDPTQDVLDVHNLIAAQKTEHYEIAAYGTLAMLADRLGEDEVGDLLHENLEEEKDALDELSSLAEEFDYGQIAAD
- a CDS encoding HPP family protein, whose protein sequence is MEVFEPLEEQPTTSDALLSTGRTCSLLLLLVLLAWATGQPFLFPSLGPSAYALAVTPSAATSQWQRALGGHFFGVVSGLLAYHTIAPGLSVTKIPPAMSMPGLQLVAAGFLSVALTSFAMLRTDLRHAPACATTLIVGLGLLTSALEAGIILFAICVLVVADHVLPTTGVEEPPQ
- a CDS encoding DUF389 domain-containing protein translates to MKLIQLFVPTEDRTAVRDELAEMNVEFVFADEDTHRGGSIAQIPVPSGAVDTVLARLYDVGLDEDTYTVVTDVDRATVPNVDELTEKYVDGPKGDRGASHPEIRERAADLTPDTATYVAFAALSAIVAVGGLLLDSAIVIVGAMVIAPFAGSTLSASVGLVISDREMVVDSVSSQVVGLVIAYVGAVAMGVFLQQTGFVPSTLSVSLVTQVAAFATPNSLTLAIAIAAGLAGALALATDLPVSIAGVAVAAAIVPAAAAAGIGTAWGEPLLVLGAVVLLLMNIVFINLAAYLALVSLGYRSSVIRSVRENAAVSVRSGAYAVVIVAFAVVIALTSVGTYQHVVYEQEVNQEVEEVLADPTYSSLELVSVKTGYNDMNLLGRDESVTVTVSRSSDAQYELLDENVQSNVSRATDRPVTVQVRFLDFQRAQAQSQGTDETPQVDGWGTRVADWAGAAWERLTGAVGTAGGIQCAGGC